A window of Candidatus Hydrogenedentota bacterium contains these coding sequences:
- a CDS encoding PAS domain-containing protein, translating into MAMEYKEKSGEYSVKSARLITREQIEVFDRYEDAVTITDAHGVILYVNRAFTELTKYSPEEILGKTPRVLKSGRHDGFFYKNMWARLLAGYVWQGEVINRKKDCTLYVNNVTITPFKDEAGQISHFIAVRQDVTRNWLVDQESRRRQESVEIPSQIEALANQASTKETLYQGVLRIVLSLSEFKGESRGVIFEADPAKRVLRLVATSGKFSKAFLEDEATVPFGQCLCGRAAIELKVLVCENCHTDARHENRWLGMGIHGHYTVPLISNKRLHGIMNLYSYAGICKEQNRYAMLSGIGKTIGEAICRIEDLTS; encoded by the coding sequence ATGGCAATGGAATACAAAGAGAAATCCGGCGAGTACTCCGTGAAGAGCGCGCGGCTCATTACGCGAGAACAGATTGAGGTCTTCGACCGCTACGAAGACGCGGTGACTATCACGGATGCCCACGGGGTGATTCTATATGTAAATAGGGCATTTACGGAGCTAACCAAATACAGCCCGGAGGAAATACTCGGAAAAACACCGAGGGTCTTGAAATCCGGACGTCATGACGGGTTCTTCTATAAGAACATGTGGGCGCGTTTACTCGCGGGTTATGTGTGGCAGGGAGAAGTAATCAATCGGAAGAAGGATTGCACACTCTACGTCAATAACGTAACGATTACTCCTTTTAAAGACGAAGCGGGGCAAATAAGTCATTTCATCGCAGTTCGCCAGGATGTGACTCGTAATTGGCTGGTCGACCAAGAAAGCCGGCGAAGACAGGAATCGGTCGAGATCCCTTCTCAGATTGAGGCGCTGGCAAATCAAGCCTCCACAAAGGAGACGCTGTATCAGGGAGTACTCCGTATCGTGCTGTCTTTGAGCGAGTTCAAGGGCGAATCGCGTGGAGTGATATTCGAGGCGGATCCCGCCAAGCGAGTGCTACGGCTTGTGGCCACATCAGGGAAGTTCAGCAAGGCATTTCTGGAAGATGAAGCGACAGTGCCTTTCGGGCAGTGCCTATGCGGCCGAGCGGCTATTGAACTGAAGGTATTGGTTTGCGAAAACTGCCACACGGACGCGAGACACGAGAATCGCTGGCTGGGCATGGGAATCCATGGCCATTACACCGTACCTTTGATTTCGAACAAGCGCCTACACGGAATTATGAACCTGTACTCATACGCTGGTATCTGCAAGGAGCAGAACCGCTATGCTATGCTCTCCGGAATTGGGAAGACTATCGGGGAAGCAATCTGCAGGATAGAGGATCTAACCTCGTAG